In a single window of the Pseudohongiella acticola genome:
- a CDS encoding uroporphyrinogen-III synthase yields MQSASLVKAINSHGGQVCELPLIEIDPVDDPDACEAIKARILSLDQYDAAIFISTNAARIALEWIDAWWPQVPDGLAAYAVGPGTAQVLRALDWPVNCSDKGVTSEDLLALPGLQNISGQRIALVRGVGGRELIAETLRERGATVDYLELYHRRTPDYGTDMLLTMIRQQQINAIVVTSAQILDVLLHFLQNDPTTITSIPVIVPSERIRQHAINAGVVRVINAGGANDETVLEALATVAVPLG; encoded by the coding sequence ATGCAATCGGCCAGTCTGGTTAAGGCCATCAACAGCCATGGCGGCCAGGTATGCGAGTTGCCACTGATCGAAATCGATCCGGTTGATGACCCTGATGCCTGCGAGGCAATCAAGGCGCGGATTCTGAGTCTGGATCAATATGACGCAGCGATATTCATCAGTACCAATGCCGCGCGCATTGCGCTGGAGTGGATTGATGCCTGGTGGCCGCAGGTACCTGACGGTCTGGCAGCCTATGCTGTTGGGCCGGGCACGGCGCAAGTGCTTCGGGCTCTTGATTGGCCGGTGAACTGTTCTGACAAAGGCGTCACCAGCGAAGACCTGCTGGCCCTGCCTGGGCTGCAGAATATCAGCGGCCAGCGAATCGCACTGGTTCGCGGCGTTGGCGGTCGTGAGCTGATTGCTGAAACGCTACGCGAACGCGGCGCCACGGTAGACTACCTGGAATTGTATCATCGACGCACACCAGACTACGGCACTGATATGTTGCTGACGATGATCCGGCAACAGCAGATCAATGCCATTGTGGTCACCAGTGCCCAGATTCTCGATGTACTATTGCACTTCCTGCAGAATGACCCGACCACCATAACGTCGATTCCGGTGATCGTTCCGTCGGAACGTATACGCCAGCATGCAATCAATGCCGGCGTGGTGCGCGTGATTAATGCCGGTGGCGCGAATGACGAAACCGTATTGGAGGCACTGGCCACTGTTGCTGTGCCGCTGGGGTAA
- a CDS encoding uroporphyrinogen-III C-methyltransferase, whose protein sequence is MVDTEQPSMNDDPFQSRKKLDTSSVLDEIGRKNHAAPRRSNTAGRTAFAFMFVLILLLAAATGWLGYQQWLSQDRVTRAVTDVQSESARWQQQVNDMRAELTAQREQLQSDMTEQAALLRQSNSAVQTALTEIDTQEQSGQQRLERVQQQVARDMSDTQSLVAALQRQVAILQQRDTRWLNAEANYLMRLAQQKLQLESDLASAELLLGMIDTLLAGQSGPLVATTRQNLADDLQAIRNTQLPDRAMVSQRLVRLGNNLDQMSLAGSRQDSYQEGVQGQLQETAQAVSEVGWVEAGLDLLRSIFVWREWDETPVESLPLQQEDLLKQQLQLQLEQAQLAMLQDDESLYRQILAQVSNNIQRYVGSDNERGRQLLAELEQLQAIEIHMALPDLSGTAALIRQLASSAAPTTPVAPATPRVPENTSVPDSSSVPAVNGQPLN, encoded by the coding sequence ATGGTCGATACAGAACAGCCTTCGATGAATGACGATCCGTTTCAGAGCAGAAAAAAACTGGACACCTCCAGCGTGCTCGACGAAATAGGTCGAAAAAATCACGCTGCCCCCAGGCGCAGTAACACAGCCGGCCGGACTGCTTTTGCATTCATGTTTGTGTTGATATTGTTGCTTGCGGCAGCAACTGGCTGGCTGGGATACCAGCAATGGTTGTCTCAGGACCGGGTGACCCGGGCGGTAACCGATGTGCAGAGCGAAAGTGCTCGCTGGCAGCAACAGGTGAACGACATGCGGGCCGAGCTGACAGCACAGCGTGAACAACTGCAGTCAGACATGACAGAACAGGCCGCATTGCTGCGGCAAAGCAACAGTGCCGTGCAGACAGCGCTGACTGAAATAGACACGCAGGAGCAGTCCGGCCAGCAACGCCTGGAGCGAGTGCAACAACAGGTTGCCCGTGACATGTCGGACACACAGAGTCTGGTAGCCGCACTGCAGCGGCAAGTAGCGATTCTCCAGCAACGCGATACACGCTGGTTGAATGCCGAAGCCAATTATCTTATGCGACTGGCCCAGCAAAAGTTGCAGCTGGAATCCGATCTGGCTTCTGCGGAATTATTGCTGGGCATGATTGATACCTTGCTGGCCGGCCAGAGCGGCCCTCTGGTCGCCACCACGCGTCAGAACCTCGCCGATGACCTGCAGGCGATCCGTAACACGCAGTTACCCGATCGCGCCATGGTGTCACAACGCCTGGTCAGGCTGGGCAATAATCTCGACCAGATGTCGCTCGCCGGATCCCGTCAGGACAGTTATCAGGAAGGCGTTCAGGGCCAGTTGCAGGAAACAGCACAGGCGGTGTCAGAGGTCGGTTGGGTGGAGGCCGGCCTTGACCTACTGCGCAGTATCTTTGTCTGGCGTGAGTGGGACGAGACGCCGGTGGAAAGTTTGCCGCTTCAGCAAGAGGACCTTTTGAAGCAGCAGTTGCAGTTGCAACTGGAGCAGGCACAACTGGCGATGCTGCAGGATGATGAGTCGCTTTACCGGCAAATACTGGCGCAGGTCAGCAACAATATTCAGCGCTATGTTGGATCAGACAATGAACGAGGCCGTCAGTTGCTGGCTGAACTTGAGCAATTGCAGGCCATTGAAATACACATGGCGCTGCCGGACCTGTCAGGCACGGCCGCGCTGATTCGGCAGCTGGCGAGCAGCGCTGCTCCGACAACGCCGGTGGCTCCCGCAACGCCGCGAGTACCTGAAAATACCTCAGTTCCTGACAGCAGCTCTGTGCCGGCGGTCAACGGCCAGCCCCTGAACTGA